The proteins below are encoded in one region of Leptotrichia sp. oral taxon 218:
- a CDS encoding DUF935 family protein produces the protein MSIRENVVSALVKEIISLGSVSYSGDIDDETLQKMLADVDVAQAIQLMTQSVTSKEWKIETDMTEYLETAESIQERFNNFNMVKLLENVLRAEIYKKSIFEIIYGKDDTGGTVIDDLVLLPNKYIKYNKDNGWMIKTRDSEIVIAKEPNRFLVCVNEERLDNLQGSSDLLPLVPVFKAKEHLESKLNAIIEKYGDIITVFAYEPAVETDPPEVIKARQKDVEAQAKDLKNAKGKDVLAVPSAGEKSLDDFIKFIKLDDLKPEIYQELLSEKSKAVQRYLLGSTLVVGVDGNSGNRALGEVHKEQQNYKIESKVKKIRDWIQKLIELDSVLYGYDPSKFYFKFVEEIDEKETLELEDKKAKTMTEKVNSIVKIMESGYAFTKDKIAEMLGVDVIDLVEVEKAEVSEFAKGKKKLNINKINEKRKLIERNQARFDRFVENNFKRWQKDVLKAVREKIEKAKDISDFYDLNFNYENILEDLMLMSTLQGFDNAAMVDNGVTEFANTRTKTKNAALDNFLKKHPALYTDVEKEMDYSRQKYFWIKKVTDVNVTEKIFKQMSNTLENGGTFKDWKKDVDKILSESGLKLNEGYLKTVFRTNMNHAYNAGIHLKVDKYKERYPYYRYCGILDGREQQHTKELDGKIFKVGTPEADKYFPPNGFNCRCYTVSLTEDEVDPSEVVSGDDIGLDVGSFADNIGDVGYIETLENSYRQKVEAFADKFDIPDFVVAKPLKKDGDSSIIDSIKTVKEANSYAEKVLKVKADYTGIDVRCANEWNRGLAAMKNKYPEVAEQIKFVGSMQKRNELLEAELKNYAKNNKLTKGTKELLDYVLGKLNIKSNRTAESFHVTRLGNNPDENEIIKIVNKYAGISLNSNYYNNYDNVIAERKRQVTNGWKPVGCDTMKSIFDHEFGHQIDKLLGISKSKDVKKYFETNKTVISKNLSKYATVKVEEFIAEAWSEYKNNPKPREISRKVGKFIERSWKEWQKKNL, from the coding sequence GTGAGTATCAGGGAAAATGTAGTAAGTGCTTTGGTAAAAGAAATAATATCGCTTGGTTCGGTTTCTTATAGTGGGGATATTGACGATGAAACATTGCAGAAGATGTTGGCTGATGTCGATGTGGCACAGGCTATACAGCTTATGACGCAAAGTGTGACATCTAAAGAGTGGAAAATTGAGACGGATATGACTGAGTATCTGGAAACAGCTGAAAGTATTCAAGAAAGATTTAATAATTTTAATATGGTTAAACTTTTGGAAAATGTGCTAAGAGCGGAAATATATAAGAAGTCTATATTTGAGATTATATACGGAAAAGATGATACAGGTGGAACAGTAATTGATGATTTGGTACTGTTGCCGAATAAATATATAAAATATAACAAGGATAACGGTTGGATGATTAAAACTCGTGATAGTGAGATTGTTATTGCGAAAGAACCCAACCGTTTTTTAGTTTGTGTTAATGAAGAAAGACTGGATAATTTACAGGGAAGTTCAGATTTGTTGCCGCTTGTTCCAGTATTCAAGGCTAAAGAGCATTTGGAGAGTAAGTTAAATGCGATTATAGAAAAATATGGGGACATTATAACGGTATTCGCTTATGAACCTGCTGTTGAAACAGATCCGCCAGAAGTTATTAAAGCTAGGCAAAAAGATGTAGAAGCACAGGCTAAAGATTTAAAAAATGCTAAAGGTAAAGATGTGCTGGCAGTACCGAGTGCTGGGGAGAAATCACTTGATGACTTCATAAAATTTATTAAATTAGATGATTTGAAACCTGAAATCTATCAGGAATTGTTGAGCGAGAAGTCAAAAGCAGTGCAAAGATATTTGCTTGGAAGTACATTAGTAGTTGGAGTGGATGGAAATAGCGGTAACAGGGCCTTGGGTGAAGTTCATAAGGAACAGCAAAATTATAAGATAGAATCTAAAGTCAAAAAGATTAGGGACTGGATTCAAAAACTTATTGAGCTGGATTCTGTCTTGTATGGGTACGACCCCAGCAAGTTTTATTTTAAGTTTGTCGAAGAGATTGACGAAAAAGAAACATTGGAGCTGGAAGATAAGAAAGCGAAAACTATGACTGAGAAAGTGAACTCGATAGTTAAAATTATGGAGAGCGGATATGCCTTCACTAAAGATAAGATAGCAGAAATGCTGGGCGTGGATGTGATTGACTTGGTGGAAGTAGAGAAGGCTGAAGTAAGTGAGTTCGCCAAAGGTAAAAAAAAACTGAACATCAATAAAATAAATGAGAAACGAAAATTAATTGAAAGGAATCAGGCTAGATTTGACAGATTTGTTGAAAATAATTTTAAAAGATGGCAGAAGGATGTATTGAAAGCTGTACGAGAAAAGATAGAAAAAGCTAAAGATATTTCAGATTTCTATGACTTGAACTTTAACTATGAAAATATACTGGAAGATTTAATGCTGATGTCGACTTTGCAGGGATTTGACAATGCCGCTATGGTCGATAACGGAGTAACAGAATTTGCAAATACTAGAACCAAGACAAAGAATGCCGCACTTGATAATTTTCTGAAAAAACATCCCGCCTTATACACTGATGTGGAAAAAGAAATGGATTATTCAAGGCAAAAGTATTTTTGGATAAAGAAGGTCACGGATGTCAATGTGACAGAAAAAATATTTAAGCAGATGTCGAATACACTCGAGAATGGCGGAACATTTAAAGACTGGAAAAAAGATGTTGATAAAATACTGTCAGAGAGCGGATTAAAGCTAAATGAGGGATATTTAAAAACCGTATTCAGAACAAATATGAATCATGCCTACAACGCTGGTATTCATTTGAAGGTTGACAAGTACAAAGAGCGTTATCCATATTATCGCTACTGCGGTATCTTAGATGGAAGAGAACAGCAGCACACAAAGGAACTTGACGGGAAAATATTTAAAGTGGGAACGCCTGAAGCTGACAAATACTTTCCGCCAAATGGATTTAATTGCAGATGTTATACCGTATCCTTAACTGAAGATGAAGTAGATCCGAGTGAAGTTGTAAGCGGTGATGACATTGGCTTGGATGTGGGAAGTTTTGCGGATAATATAGGCGATGTTGGCTATATAGAAACACTTGAGAATAGTTATAGGCAAAAGGTGGAAGCATTTGCTGATAAGTTTGACATTCCTGATTTTGTAGTTGCCAAACCATTGAAAAAAGATGGCGATAGTAGTATAATTGACTCGATAAAGACAGTTAAAGAAGCGAATAGCTATGCTGAAAAAGTATTGAAAGTGAAAGCGGATTATACTGGTATTGATGTACGTTGTGCTAATGAGTGGAATCGTGGACTTGCGGCTATGAAAAATAAATATCCAGAAGTTGCAGAGCAAATTAAATTTGTTGGAAGTATGCAAAAGAGAAATGAATTATTGGAAGCAGAATTAAAAAATTATGCTAAGAATAATAAATTGACAAAAGGCACTAAAGAATTGCTTGATTATGTTTTAGGAAAATTGAATATAAAAAGTAATCGAACAGCGGAATCTTTTCATGTTACTAGACTAGGAAATAATCCAGATGAGAATGAAATTATAAAAATAGTAAACAAGTATGCTGGAATATCATTGAACTCAAACTATTATAATAATTATGATAATGTTATTGCTGAAAGAAAAAGACAAGTAACTAACGGATGGAAACCTGTTGGCTGTGATACAATGAAATCTATATTTGATCATGAGTTTGGACATCAAATTGATAAATTACTGGGTATTTCTAAATCCAAAGATGTAAAAAAATATTTTGAAACCAATAAAACGGTAATATCAAAAAATCTTTCCAAATATGCAACTGTAAAAGTCGAGGAATTTATAGCTGAAGCATGGAGTGAATATAAAAATAATCCAAAACCACGAGAAATTTCAAGAAAAGTAGGTAAATTTATAGAAAGGTCGTGGAAAGAGTGGCAAAAGAAAAATTTATAA
- a CDS encoding phage virion morphogenesis protein — protein MKGLIMRITITTNLDSAGSSFKERLGSVSKEEMFDEIAFYMENEMRKRFDSGTDYQGNAWASLKIRKGKPLNDTGMLKGSLGTAAIKGNSISIFSNLVYAGIHDRGGTITPKNAKVLHFKVGGTDYFAKSVTIPKRQFSGISDKNKEDLKKIINDYLVSKKLFL, from the coding sequence ATGAAAGGACTTATTATGAGAATTACTATAACAACCAATCTCGATAGTGCGGGTTCCAGTTTTAAGGAAAGACTTGGAAGCGTCAGTAAGGAAGAAATGTTTGACGAGATAGCATTTTATATGGAAAATGAAATGCGAAAAAGGTTTGACAGCGGAACAGATTATCAGGGAAATGCGTGGGCCTCTTTGAAAATCAGAAAAGGGAAACCGCTTAATGACACAGGAATGCTTAAAGGCTCTTTGGGGACAGCTGCGATAAAGGGAAACAGTATTTCAATATTCAGTAATTTAGTTTATGCAGGGATTCACGATAGAGGTGGAACTATAACGCCTAAGAATGCTAAAGTTCTGCATTTTAAAGTTGGCGGCACTGATTACTTTGCTAAATCGGTAACTATTCCTAAACGGCAGTTTAGTGGTATCAGTGATAAAAATAAAGAGGATTTGAAAAAAATTATTAATGATTATCTTGTTAGTAAGAAATTATTTTTATAA
- a CDS encoding dihydrolipoamide acetyltransferase, with product MEEKIMKKVNFNKGGAGGYTPRITLNSKWVEDMGITREDNEIEVRYNKETKEIIIKKAK from the coding sequence ATGGAAGAAAAAATTATGAAAAAAGTAAATTTTAATAAAGGAGGTGCAGGTGGATATACCCCAAGAATAACATTGAATAGTAAATGGGTTGAAGATATGGGTATAACTAGAGAAGATAATGAAATAGAGGTAAGATACAATAAAGAAACAAAAGAAATCATAATAAAAAAGGCGAAATAA
- a CDS encoding Rha family transcriptional regulator, with protein sequence MENIMDLVKIERDKNYGLVVSSRVIAKGLGRRHKNVIRDLENILETPVNSENPNLGFLIFPNEYRVSNQKRKYKEYLLTKDGFILYMFNIQGHNKFKISYINEFNRMEKALNERKENETKVIQIEAPKKLTFRGEIVITLSQLSEILGKDRETIGSKLEHKNVISGNDLREFKSENQGKKYMSCLTILNKDEAVQVAERIKNVSEESKQELMRYFIPDMESIKDSRHWRRIKDMQSELCVSGKVFFAEVKKLEESIEKLKELKMQILAYIQFMNYDIHELEK encoded by the coding sequence ATGGAAAACATTATGGATTTAGTAAAAATTGAAAGAGATAAAAATTACGGGTTGGTTGTCAGCAGTAGAGTTATTGCGAAAGGGTTAGGGAGAAGACACAAAAATGTTATAAGAGATTTGGAAAATATACTTGAAACCCCCGTAAATTCAGAGAACCCAAATTTGGGCTTTCTGATTTTCCCTAATGAATACAGGGTTTCTAATCAAAAGAGAAAATATAAAGAATATCTCTTAACCAAAGATGGATTTATTCTTTACATGTTCAACATTCAGGGGCATAACAAGTTTAAAATTTCATACATAAATGAGTTTAATAGAATGGAAAAAGCGTTAAATGAGAGAAAAGAAAATGAAACAAAAGTAATCCAAATTGAAGCACCCAAGAAATTAACATTTAGGGGAGAAATTGTTATTACATTGTCTCAGCTATCAGAGATTCTTGGAAAGGACAGGGAAACTATAGGAAGCAAACTGGAACACAAAAATGTAATATCAGGTAATGACTTGAGAGAGTTCAAGTCTGAGAATCAGGGGAAGAAATACATGTCCTGCTTGACAATACTGAACAAGGATGAGGCTGTTCAGGTTGCTGAAAGGATTAAAAATGTCAGCGAAGAAAGTAAACAAGAACTTATGAGATACTTCATTCCTGATATGGAGAGCATTAAGGACAGCAGACATTGGAGAAGAATAAAAGATATGCAGAGCGAGTTATGTGTATCTGGAAAGGTATTCTTTGCTGAAGTGAAGAAATTGGAAGAAAGTATTGAAAAACTTAAGGAATTAAAAATGCAAATTCTTGCATATATCCAATTTATGAATTATGACATTCACGAATTAGAGAAATAA
- a CDS encoding major capsid protein, whose protein sequence is MLNDIQLKLMALYAVVEPKVQTHYLDRFGNANPEYMSDNETILLKDLNDYLVEASIIERGSEIPFIKVNGMESMAITPDIVAASYELKPIMNGGTATFINGQMVDPQKYQEDRLLLKLKNAMLKTKEKMAANAFLQGKYVQANSQTEIDFKFNNPIAKDAKKINNWVTFFFDIIDDYEKKNGVMPDRIELGRTLFDKLIKNNEFIEVAKAYSNSIGLSADEKQVYLDLLGQRISKLRTAQDFNGRDIATDNMIYLSNDNALVPVFAALEAVDATGKPFVFVGQEILDETAANKETARAKMFCKSAFAPVVAIKDFIVRYEISNVDSIAIVPNSK, encoded by the coding sequence ATGTTAAACGATATACAATTAAAATTAATGGCTTTATATGCGGTTGTAGAGCCGAAGGTGCAGACGCACTATCTGGACAGATTTGGAAATGCAAATCCTGAATATATGAGCGACAATGAAACTATTCTTTTAAAAGATTTGAATGATTACTTGGTTGAAGCAAGTATTATTGAGCGTGGGAGCGAGATTCCTTTCATAAAGGTAAATGGTATGGAAAGTATGGCAATTACGCCTGATATTGTGGCCGCTTCTTATGAATTAAAACCTATTATGAATGGAGGAACTGCTACCTTTATTAATGGTCAAATGGTTGATCCGCAAAAATATCAGGAAGACAGATTGCTTTTAAAATTGAAAAATGCGATGTTGAAAACTAAGGAAAAAATGGCTGCTAATGCTTTCTTGCAAGGGAAATATGTTCAAGCAAATTCTCAAACTGAAATTGATTTTAAATTCAATAATCCAATTGCAAAAGATGCCAAGAAAATTAATAACTGGGTTACTTTTTTCTTTGACATAATTGATGACTATGAGAAAAAAAATGGAGTAATGCCGGACAGAATTGAATTAGGGAGAACTTTATTTGATAAGTTAATCAAAAACAATGAATTTATTGAAGTTGCAAAAGCCTATTCCAATTCAATTGGATTATCTGCTGATGAAAAACAAGTTTATTTAGACTTGCTAGGACAAAGAATTTCTAAGTTGAGAACTGCTCAAGACTTTAATGGCAGAGATATTGCAACTGACAATATGATTTATTTATCAAATGACAATGCCTTAGTTCCTGTATTTGCGGCACTTGAAGCGGTGGATGCAACAGGAAAACCTTTTGTATTTGTTGGACAGGAAATTCTGGATGAAACAGCTGCCAATAAAGAGACTGCAAGAGCTAAAATGTTCTGCAAATCAGCATTTGCTCCAGTAGTTGCTATTAAAGATTTTATTGTCAGATATGAAATTTCTAATGTGGACAGCATCGCCATTGTTCCCAACTCAAAATAG
- a CDS encoding phage tail sheath C-terminal domain-containing protein, translating into MNGSPKFVLEIEERAGTAIARSEQGVIGVVLFDSTKDDRDYTFNSRGDVRQTDWSTENFNLLKDLAFVGSPYKVIVKRVKEDERESIKITDVLSDLESRVDSIVIPSATESETDNLISYAKSRHNTELGKLALDFDQAHFFVFVASDKVPDHHAVVNCGITGATVNGHSYSDKEFALAIASMEAGCPISRSITNMKMGFLEKCDVPAEPGKITKQGKIAVNVQKDDSGISYYVINRGVTSFITPDTTRQRRFSKVKVVRSLFTIIEDLKKSWNDYKGARLNGYLNKMAFLNAVNAYTQSLMNQGILDPNYSNSFDIDVERHKLYLMTEKGISKEEVDKMSEAKLRRINTVDVVYARCDELMPLDCMEDFFGKAIIQS; encoded by the coding sequence ATGAACGGAAGTCCAAAGTTTGTTTTGGAAATCGAAGAAAGAGCGGGAACTGCCATTGCCAGAAGTGAGCAAGGAGTCATAGGAGTAGTGCTGTTTGACAGTACAAAAGATGACAGGGATTACACTTTTAACAGCAGAGGGGATGTGCGACAGACAGACTGGAGTACTGAAAATTTTAACTTATTAAAAGATTTGGCATTTGTTGGAAGCCCTTATAAAGTTATTGTTAAAAGAGTAAAGGAAGATGAAAGGGAATCAATAAAAATAACAGATGTCTTAAGTGATTTGGAAAGCAGAGTTGACAGTATAGTTATACCAAGTGCAACAGAAAGCGAGACAGATAATTTAATAAGCTACGCTAAAAGTAGACATAACACAGAATTGGGAAAATTAGCACTGGATTTTGACCAGGCCCACTTTTTTGTATTTGTTGCTTCGGATAAAGTGCCAGACCATCACGCAGTGGTAAATTGCGGCATAACAGGAGCAACTGTGAATGGCCATTCATACAGTGATAAAGAATTTGCACTCGCTATTGCTAGTATGGAAGCGGGATGTCCTATTTCAAGAAGTATTACAAATATGAAAATGGGATTCTTGGAAAAATGTGATGTTCCAGCAGAACCAGGTAAAATAACTAAACAAGGAAAAATAGCAGTCAATGTGCAAAAAGATGACAGCGGAATCAGCTATTATGTGATTAATCGTGGAGTTACTTCGTTTATAACGCCTGATACTACTAGACAGCGTAGATTCAGCAAGGTTAAAGTCGTAAGAAGTTTATTCACAATAATTGAGGATTTGAAAAAATCTTGGAATGACTATAAAGGTGCAAGATTAAATGGATATTTAAATAAAATGGCTTTTCTAAATGCGGTCAATGCCTACACACAAAGTCTTATGAATCAAGGAATATTAGACCCCAATTATTCAAATTCTTTTGATATTGATGTGGAGCGGCACAAATTATATTTGATGACAGAAAAAGGTATATCGAAGGAAGAAGTGGATAAAATGAGTGAAGCTAAACTTCGTAGAATCAATACTGTTGATGTAGTTTATGCAAGATGTGATGAATTAATGCCGCTTGACTGTATGGAAGACTTTTTTGGAAAAGCTATAATTCAAAGTTAG
- a CDS encoding phage tail tube protein, protein MDIFKANQVISGSHGTLMIDGEVFAEVSEVKIETKIERKEVWLPGGQKGEKIVGASGEGTIKRYKLNSNWFKKFTKLAKGNEVYFELYFQVDDPDVAGAEAIRITDCWNKDGFSIEAKRGEEMDEELKIGYLPINLKAVELI, encoded by the coding sequence ATGGATATATTTAAGGCAAATCAGGTAATCTCTGGCTCACATGGAACACTTATGATTGATGGGGAAGTATTTGCGGAAGTATCTGAAGTGAAAATAGAGACTAAAATAGAGAGAAAAGAAGTTTGGCTTCCTGGTGGGCAGAAAGGTGAAAAGATTGTCGGTGCTAGTGGGGAGGGCACTATTAAAAGATATAAGTTAAATTCAAACTGGTTTAAGAAATTTACAAAATTGGCTAAGGGGAATGAAGTGTATTTTGAATTATATTTCCAAGTTGACGACCCTGATGTTGCAGGTGCTGAAGCAATTAGAATTACTGACTGCTGGAATAAGGACGGGTTTTCTATAGAAGCTAAGCGTGGGGAAGAAATGGACGAAGAATTGAAAATCGGTTATCTTCCAATAAATCTTAAAGCTGTTGAGTTAATTTAG
- a CDS encoding phage tail tape measure protein yields MADSGNVVAMEVKVDGIDEAISKFSSLAKSFGELSQAAETGSASNEKLGESLSKAADSANSSGEKVKKLGDDAQKTATDTEKLSSNSKKASDDVKKLGDEAGKSGEQIKKVKPAAEGTGNSLMKAFGGKVASLISVIGGKLKFLIEPLKKIGSLGKKAFSFLTGGLGGSMGNFAGKLKDIAKASAEAGASGGGVGALGSALKGIAGLATGPVGAAVVGVAALTAATAGFGVKAVQASGEFQKGMNMVYTMLPNASQQTKDKLSKDVLDLSEKYGQSANNISNSMYQALSAGVKANDVKGFLDVAQQATIASGLNDTSVAVDGITSVVNAFGEKNISAKKASDLMFTAVRKGKTTFPEMASSIAQVSPVASSLGVQFSDLTAVVATMTAKGTPTSETMTQMKAAFSEFSKGSSTASKEFKAATGKSFKDFIAQGGNLQTAMQALDQHAQKSGKNINEFFGSVEAGSFALSVTGKNAKDFAENMKEMQKSDGATEQAFKQMNQGIGPTMDRIKSSMGRGMIEAGQAITPMATQMVQSFEGALPAIGTAFSSIGQSFMPYISSWSGVISGFFQTIQANASQFGAAFQGLGSVLTAIFSGIGAGISILGAVFNAVFAVIINLFGSFASAAGLAGEQGQTFSATISGAFSTIASVVGGALQFIMPLLVGLAQIIGGVLGFAVKGIINTFLFFGNVISKVGGFFKKLFGKDDAQKATEAINEVKKGMEDLNNEASKPTQKQVDINAQINTQMAQMGANGQFAGMQMPQMPQQQPLANTQSQTVKLDPTAKVSIDPASLANTQMKIDPSAFNEMQMKVDPGSFANTQMKIDPAAFNNLQQAVKQVSADIKGNPLDTTRNSILGEIKGQISALKGEIASTRSAIVGKLGEVVGAVRAIKINVNVPAAPSGDAIANKIAASLQKG; encoded by the coding sequence ATGGCGGATAGTGGAAATGTCGTGGCTATGGAAGTCAAGGTTGACGGGATAGACGAAGCCATATCAAAATTCAGTTCACTTGCAAAAAGTTTCGGAGAATTGTCACAGGCGGCTGAAACGGGCTCAGCTAGTAATGAAAAATTAGGAGAAAGTTTATCAAAAGCGGCGGACAGTGCCAACTCTTCAGGAGAAAAAGTAAAAAAACTAGGGGATGACGCACAAAAGACCGCAACAGATACAGAAAAACTTTCCAGTAATTCTAAAAAGGCTTCTGATGATGTGAAAAAACTGGGGGACGAAGCGGGAAAAAGTGGAGAGCAAATCAAGAAAGTAAAACCTGCTGCCGAGGGAACAGGAAATTCACTGATGAAAGCTTTTGGTGGTAAAGTGGCTTCGCTTATAAGTGTGATAGGCGGAAAACTTAAATTTTTAATAGAACCTTTGAAAAAAATAGGAAGTCTTGGAAAAAAGGCTTTTTCTTTTTTGACTGGGGGTCTTGGTGGAAGTATGGGAAATTTTGCTGGCAAGTTAAAGGATATTGCGAAGGCATCGGCTGAAGCTGGTGCAAGTGGCGGCGGAGTAGGAGCATTAGGTTCTGCATTAAAAGGAATTGCTGGACTTGCAACAGGACCTGTTGGAGCAGCTGTTGTCGGGGTAGCTGCTCTTACTGCTGCAACTGCCGGGTTCGGTGTAAAAGCGGTACAAGCTTCAGGGGAATTCCAAAAGGGAATGAACATGGTTTACACGATGTTACCGAATGCTTCACAGCAAACTAAAGATAAATTAAGCAAAGATGTATTGGATTTATCAGAAAAATATGGGCAGTCGGCTAACAATATATCAAATTCAATGTATCAAGCTCTATCTGCTGGAGTTAAAGCTAATGATGTTAAGGGATTTTTGGATGTAGCACAACAAGCGACGATAGCGTCTGGATTAAATGATACATCGGTTGCTGTGGACGGTATAACTTCAGTTGTAAATGCTTTTGGAGAGAAGAATATAAGTGCAAAAAAAGCAAGTGATTTAATGTTTACAGCAGTAAGAAAAGGTAAAACTACCTTTCCAGAAATGGCTAGCAGTATTGCTCAAGTTTCCCCTGTAGCAAGTAGCTTAGGAGTACAGTTTAGTGATTTGACTGCTGTAGTAGCAACTATGACAGCAAAAGGAACACCTACAAGTGAGACAATGACACAAATGAAGGCTGCATTTAGTGAATTTTCAAAAGGTTCATCAACAGCTTCTAAAGAATTTAAAGCCGCAACAGGTAAATCGTTTAAAGATTTTATAGCACAAGGTGGAAATTTGCAAACTGCTATGCAGGCACTGGACCAACATGCACAAAAAAGTGGTAAGAATATTAATGAATTTTTTGGAAGTGTTGAAGCAGGGTCATTTGCCTTGTCGGTTACTGGAAAAAATGCTAAAGATTTTGCGGAAAATATGAAAGAAATGCAAAAATCTGATGGTGCAACTGAACAGGCATTTAAACAGATGAATCAAGGAATAGGTCCGACAATGGATCGAATAAAATCTTCTATGGGTAGAGGAATGATAGAGGCAGGACAAGCGATAACTCCAATGGCTACCCAAATGGTTCAAAGTTTTGAAGGGGCTCTTCCAGCAATAGGGACGGCTTTTTCGAGCATAGGACAGTCCTTTATGCCGTATATTAGCAGCTGGTCAGGTGTAATTAGTGGATTTTTCCAAACGATTCAAGCAAATGCAAGTCAATTTGGAGCAGCCTTTCAAGGGCTTGGGAGTGTATTAACTGCTATATTTTCTGGAATTGGAGCTGGAATATCAATATTAGGAGCTGTTTTTAATGCAGTTTTTGCAGTTATCATTAATCTTTTTGGAAGTTTTGCAAGTGCGGCAGGACTTGCAGGGGAACAAGGGCAAACTTTTTCTGCCACTATATCAGGTGCTTTTAGTACAATAGCTAGTGTAGTTGGGGGAGCTTTGCAATTTATAATGCCTCTTTTAGTTGGTTTGGCACAAATAATTGGTGGTGTACTTGGATTTGCTGTAAAAGGGATTATCAATACTTTCTTATTTTTTGGGAATGTCATTTCTAAAGTTGGCGGATTCTTTAAAAAGTTATTTGGAAAAGATGATGCACAAAAGGCTACTGAAGCGATAAATGAAGTTAAAAAGGGTATGGAGGACTTGAATAACGAAGCATCGAAACCCACTCAAAAACAGGTTGATATAAATGCTCAAATTAACACTCAAATGGCACAAATGGGAGCTAATGGTCAATTTGCGGGTATGCAGATGCCACAAATGCCGCAGCAGCAACCCTTGGCAAATACACAATCGCAGACAGTAAAACTTGATCCGACAGCTAAAGTTTCAATCGACCCTGCTTCGCTTGCAAATACCCAAATGAAAATAGACCCAAGCGCATTCAATGAAATGCAGATGAAAGTTGATCCTGGTTCATTTGCGAATACTCAAATGAAAATAGATCCTGCGGCTTTTAATAATTTACAGCAAGCAGTAAAACAAGTGAGTGCAGATATAAAAGGAAATCCGCTTGATACTACTAGAAACAGTATTCTAGGAGAAATCAAAGGTCAGATTAGCGCATTGAAAGGTGAAATCGCTTCCACTAGAAGTGCAATTGTTGGGAAATTAGGAGAAGTTGTAGGAGCAGTAAGGGCTATTAAAATTAATGTTAATGTTCCAGCGGCTCCTAGCGGGGATGCGATAGCGAATAAAATTGCGGCAAGTTTGCAGAAAGGATAG